Proteins from a genomic interval of Papaver somniferum cultivar HN1 chromosome 4, ASM357369v1, whole genome shotgun sequence:
- the LOC113276415 gene encoding aspartyl protease family protein 2, with protein MKTAFFFILITAFLFRSGFSKQPNFQTLVVNPLSSSKLQTSNLDDFSWSESQTLTTTESTTELSSSAAEPKSILTLNLQHIDSLTSEEDETHESLFKSRLQRDEARVSTLKSMAGKARSSHGKNATAGRGNGKDFSASIISGLAQGSGEYFTRLGVGTPPRYAYMVLDTGSDIPWIQCQPCRKCYSQTDPIFNPSKSKSYAGVTCNSPLCRKLDASGCNQKKSCLYQVSYGDGSFTFGELATETFTFRGTKIPKIALGCGHDNEGLFVGAAGILGLGRGRLSFPTQSDRRFGGKFSYCLVDRTSSTSSKPSSVVFGESSVSKSAVFTRMLQNPKLDTFYYVGLLGISVGGVRVSGIRSSFFKLDKAGNGGVIIDSGTSVTRLTRPAYTALRDAFRVGTKGLKSAPGFSLFDTCYDLSGQKEVKVPTVVMHFGGGADVSLPAANYLIPVDTNGVFCFAFAGTTGGLSIIGNIQQQGIRVVFDRAGSRVGFSPRGCA; from the coding sequence ATGAAAACCGCTTTCTTTTTCATCCTCATTACTGCTTTTCTATTCAGAAGTGGTTTTTCTAAACAACCTAACTTCCAAACTCTAGTTGTAAATCCACTCTCATCATCAAAACTACAAACTTCAAACTTAGATGATTTCTCATGGAGCGAGTCACAAACCCTAACAACAACGGAATCAACCACAGAattatcatcatcagcagcagagcCTAAATCTATTCTTACACTCAACTTACAACACATAGATTCACTCACTTCAGAGGAAGATGAAACTCATGAAtcattgttcaaatcaagatTGCAAAGAGATGAAGCACGTGTCAGCACACTCAAATCCATGGCAGGTAAAGCAAGATCTTCTCATGGTAAAAATGCAACTGCAGGTAGAGGTAACGGTAAAGATTTCAGTGCTTCTATAATCTCAGGACTAGCACAAGGAAGTGGTGAGTATTTTACTAGATTAGGTGTTGGAACACCACCAAGATATGCATATATGGTTCTTGATACTGGTTCTGATATACCATGGATTCAATGCCAACCTTGTAGAAAATGTTATTCACAAACAGATCCAATTTTTAATCCAtccaaatcaaaatcatatgCTGGTGTTACCTGTAATTCACCATTATGTAGAAAGCTTGATGCATCAGGTTGTAATCAGAAGAAATCTTGTCTATATCAAGTATCTTATGGAGATGGTTCATTTACATTTGGAGAGTTAGCTACTGAAACATTTACTTTCAGAGGTACCAAAATACCTAAAATAGCCTTAGGTTGTGGTCATGATAATGAAGGTTTGTTCGTTGGTGCTGCTGGTATTCTAGGACTTGGTCGTGGTAGATTGTCATTTCCAACACAATCTGACCGTAGATTCGGTGGGAAGTTCTCCTATTGTCTTGTTGAtcgaacttcatcaacatcatctaAACCATCTTCAGTTGTTTTCGGTGAATCGTCTGTTTCTAAATCGGCTGTGTTCACTCGGatgcttcaaaaccctaaactggACACGTTTTATTACGTGGGTCTACTAGGGATTAGTGTTGGCGGTGTTCGTGTGTCTGGGATTAGATCTTCGTTTTTCAAACTCGATAAAGCTGGGAATGGTGGTGTCATTATTGACTCGGGTACTTCTGTAACTCGGTTAACTCGTCCTGCGTATACCGCCTTAAGGGATGCATTCCGTGTGGGGACTAAAGGTTTGAAATCTGCGCCTGGTTTTTCGCTATTCGACACGTGCTATGATTTGTCAGGACAAAAAGAGGTGAAAGTACCGACTGTTGTTATGCATTTTGGTGGTGGGGCCGACGTATCATTACCGGCTGCGAATTACTTGATACCTGTTGACACTAATGGGGTGTTCTGCTTTGCTTTTGCGGGTACAACTGGTGGGCTATCCATCATTGGGAATATCCAACAACAAGGGATCCGTGTTGTGTTTGATCGAGCTGGGTCTCGAGTTGGATTTTCCCCCCGAGGGTGTGCATGA